The proteins below are encoded in one region of Apium graveolens cultivar Ventura chromosome 4, ASM990537v1, whole genome shotgun sequence:
- the LOC141717769 gene encoding calcium-dependent protein kinase 18-like isoform X2 yields MGSCFSTKKINGSNSNPHNNHQGVAKPASSTTTSTSTTKLTCKNDNHKNKNQVLIRHKDKASSRRQNCVIPCGKRTDFGYDKDFDLRYSIGKLLGHGQFGYTYVAVDRSNGDRVAVKKIDKNKMVLPIAVEDVKREVRILKALSGHENVVQFYNAFEDDSYVYIAMELCEGGELLDRILSKKSSRYTEKDAARVVRQMLKVAAECHLHGLVHRDMKPENFLFKSTKEESALKATDFGLSDFIRPGKKFQDIVGSAYYVAPEVLKRKSGPESDVWSIGVITYILLCGRRPFWDKTEDGIFKEVLRNKPDFRRKPWPTISNGAKDFLNKLLVKEPRARYTAAQALSHPWVREGGNALEIPLDISVLYNMRQFVKYSRLKQFALRAVASTLDEEELADLRDQFHAIDVDKNGAISLEEMRQALAKDIPWKVKESRVLEILQATTGMGYHEQTT; encoded by the exons atgGGTTCTTGTTTTTCAACCAAGAAAATTAATGGGTCAAATAGTAATCCACATAATAATCATCAAGGTGTTGCAAAGCCTGCATCTTCAACAACAACAAGCACAAGCACAactaaattgacttgtaagaatgATAATCATAAGAATAAGAATCAGGTGTTGATTAGGCATAAAGATAAGGCAAGTTCAAGAAGACAAAATTGTGTGATTCCTTGTGGGAAAAGAACTGATTTTGGGTATGATAAAGATTTTGATTTGAGGTATAGTATTGGCAAGTTGTTGGGGCATGGTCAATTTGGGTATACTTATGTTGCTGTTGATCGAAGTAATGGTGATCGTGTTGCTGTCAAGAAAATCGATAAAAATAAG ATGGTCCTTCCTATAGCTGTTGAGGATGTTAAGAGAGAAGTAAGGATTTTGAAGGCCTTAAGTGGCCATGAGAATGTGGTTCAGTTCTATAATGCCTTTGAAGATGATTCATATGTATATATAGCTATGGA GTTATGCGAGGGTGGTGAACTGCTGGATAGAATTTTATCCAA AAAATCCAGCCGTTACACAGAAAAGGATGCGGCAAGAGTTGTAAGACAGATGTTAAAAGTTGCAGCTGAGTGTCACTTGCATGGTTTGGTGCACCGTGACATGAAACCAGAA AATTTCCTTTTCAAGTCGACCAAAGAGGAATCAGCATTGAAGGCTACTGATTTTGGTCTCTCTGACTTTATAAGACCAG GAAAGAAGTTTCAAGATATCGTTGGTAGTGCATATTATGTTGCCCCAGAAGTTTTGAAACGGAAATCAGGTCCAGAGTCTGATGTCTGGAGTATTGGTGTAATTACCTACATTTTACTCTGCGGGCGACGTCCTTTCTGGGATAAAACAGAGGATGGTATCTTTAAAGAG GTTTTAAGAAACAAGCCTGATTTTCGTCGAAAACCATGGCCAACCATAAGCAATGGAGCAAAAGATTTTCTAAATAAATTGCTTGTAAAGGAACCTCGTGCAAGATATACTGCCGCTCAAGCTCTAT CACACCCGTGGGTCAGAGAAGGGGGTAATGCCTTGGAGATTCCTCTGGATATATCCGTCCTATACAACATGAGGCAATTTGTGAAGTACAGCCGTTTGAAGCAGTTCGCACTTCGG GCAGTGGCTAGTACTCTTGATGAAGAGGAACTCGCTGATCTTAGGGATCAGTTCCATGCCATTGATGTGGATAAGAATGGTGCAATCAGTCTTGAAGAAATGAGACAG gcaCTTGCTAAAGATATTCCTTGGAAAGTGAAAGAATCACGTGTCCTGGAAATCCTGCAAGCG ACTACGGGAATGGGGTACCATGAACAAACGACATAA
- the LOC141717769 gene encoding calcium-dependent protein kinase 18-like isoform X1: MGSCFSTKKINGSNSNPHNNHQGVAKPASSTTTSTSTTKLTCKNDNHKNKNQVLIRHKDKASSRRQNCVIPCGKRTDFGYDKDFDLRYSIGKLLGHGQFGYTYVAVDRSNGDRVAVKKIDKNKMVLPIAVEDVKREVRILKALSGHENVVQFYNAFEDDSYVYIAMELCEGGELLDRILSKKSSRYTEKDAARVVRQMLKVAAECHLHGLVHRDMKPENFLFKSTKEESALKATDFGLSDFIRPGKKFQDIVGSAYYVAPEVLKRKSGPESDVWSIGVITYILLCGRRPFWDKTEDGIFKEVLRNKPDFRRKPWPTISNGAKDFLNKLLVKEPRARYTAAQALSHPWVREGGNALEIPLDISVLYNMRQFVKYSRLKQFALRAVASTLDEEELADLRDQFHAIDVDKNGAISLEEMRQALAKDIPWKVKESRVLEILQAMDSNTDGLVDFHEFVAATLHVHQLEEHNSEKWQQISHAAFEKFDVDKDGFITAEELKMHTGLRGSIDPLLEEADIDKDGKISLSEFRRLLRTASMGTRNVNSPGTHRGSRR, encoded by the exons atgGGTTCTTGTTTTTCAACCAAGAAAATTAATGGGTCAAATAGTAATCCACATAATAATCATCAAGGTGTTGCAAAGCCTGCATCTTCAACAACAACAAGCACAAGCACAactaaattgacttgtaagaatgATAATCATAAGAATAAGAATCAGGTGTTGATTAGGCATAAAGATAAGGCAAGTTCAAGAAGACAAAATTGTGTGATTCCTTGTGGGAAAAGAACTGATTTTGGGTATGATAAAGATTTTGATTTGAGGTATAGTATTGGCAAGTTGTTGGGGCATGGTCAATTTGGGTATACTTATGTTGCTGTTGATCGAAGTAATGGTGATCGTGTTGCTGTCAAGAAAATCGATAAAAATAAG ATGGTCCTTCCTATAGCTGTTGAGGATGTTAAGAGAGAAGTAAGGATTTTGAAGGCCTTAAGTGGCCATGAGAATGTGGTTCAGTTCTATAATGCCTTTGAAGATGATTCATATGTATATATAGCTATGGA GTTATGCGAGGGTGGTGAACTGCTGGATAGAATTTTATCCAA AAAATCCAGCCGTTACACAGAAAAGGATGCGGCAAGAGTTGTAAGACAGATGTTAAAAGTTGCAGCTGAGTGTCACTTGCATGGTTTGGTGCACCGTGACATGAAACCAGAA AATTTCCTTTTCAAGTCGACCAAAGAGGAATCAGCATTGAAGGCTACTGATTTTGGTCTCTCTGACTTTATAAGACCAG GAAAGAAGTTTCAAGATATCGTTGGTAGTGCATATTATGTTGCCCCAGAAGTTTTGAAACGGAAATCAGGTCCAGAGTCTGATGTCTGGAGTATTGGTGTAATTACCTACATTTTACTCTGCGGGCGACGTCCTTTCTGGGATAAAACAGAGGATGGTATCTTTAAAGAG GTTTTAAGAAACAAGCCTGATTTTCGTCGAAAACCATGGCCAACCATAAGCAATGGAGCAAAAGATTTTCTAAATAAATTGCTTGTAAAGGAACCTCGTGCAAGATATACTGCCGCTCAAGCTCTAT CACACCCGTGGGTCAGAGAAGGGGGTAATGCCTTGGAGATTCCTCTGGATATATCCGTCCTATACAACATGAGGCAATTTGTGAAGTACAGCCGTTTGAAGCAGTTCGCACTTCGG GCAGTGGCTAGTACTCTTGATGAAGAGGAACTCGCTGATCTTAGGGATCAGTTCCATGCCATTGATGTGGATAAGAATGGTGCAATCAGTCTTGAAGAAATGAGACAG gcaCTTGCTAAAGATATTCCTTGGAAAGTGAAAGAATCACGTGTCCTGGAAATCCTGCAAGCG ATGGACAGCAACACTGATGGGCTAGTTGATTTTCATGAGTTCGTTGCAGCAACTCTTCATGTCCATCAACTGGAGGAACATAATTCAGAAAAGTGGCAACAAATATCACATGCTGCTTTTGAAAAGTTTGATGTTGATAAAGATGGATTTATAACTGCTGAAGAGCTTAAGATG CATACGGGATTAAGAGGATCCATAGACCCGCTTTTGGAGGAAGCTGATATCGACAAAGATGGAAAAATCAGTTTGTCCGAGTTTCGGAGGCTTCTTAGAACTGCAAGCATGGGTACAAGAAATGTGAATAGTCCTGGTACCCATCGAGGATCTCGGAGATAA
- the LOC141717768 gene encoding uncharacterized protein LOC141717768 has translation MAKGMRGRRRIASRQSRTTPYPVSTFKRDVSECSIEKKCSDGIQHKKDWEDATCSVCMEYPHNAVLLLCSSYDKGCRAYMCGTSCRYSNCLDQYEKAYRKGTSSHQSQVLHGASEDSSSLVSPPVSSWPIEKCGEVAELACPLCRGQVKGWTVLESAREYLNGKKRTCMEDKCSYVGTYKELKSHVKLKHPTARPWEVDPALEQKWKRLEREREREDVISTITSSMPGSVVFGDYVIERNPDGFDTSDEDFDDDDEGFNLSGLGNNIEGLDRELMDVFLLFQELRSGRNVGSFGRLRRLGEHDADGYSDDHENSDGTSLVNSLQGRNLSSRSGRRRRRRRRRRVTNVGRT, from the coding sequence ATGGCTAAAGGTATGAGAGGAAGGCGCAGAATTGCTTCTAGACAATCCAGGACAACTCCTTACCCTGTTTCGACTTTTAAGCGGGATGTGTCAGAATGCTCTATTGAGAAGAAGTGCTCCGATGGGATTCAGCACAAAAAAGATTGGGAAGATGCAACTTGTTCTGTTTGTATGGAATATCCGCATAATGCTGTTCTTCTCCTGTGTTCTTCTTATGATAAGGGTTGTCGGGCCTACATGTGTGGAACCAGCTGTCGATACTCCAACTGCCTCGACCAGTATGAGAAAGCCTACAGGAAAGGAACCTCATCTCATCAGAGCCAAGTTCTGCATGGTGCATCTGAGGATAGTAGTTCCCTTGTCAGCCCACCAGTTTCTAGTTGGCCAATTGAAAAATGTGGAGAAGTTGCTGAGCTCGCATGCCCTCTTTGCAGAGGTCAAGTCAAAGGTTGGACTGTTTTGGAGTCCGCAAGGGAATATCTTAATGGTAAGAAGAGAACTTGCATGGAAGACAAGTGCTCGTATGTTGGAACTTACAAGGAATTGAAAAGCCATGTGAAATTGAAGCACCCTACTGCTAGGCCATGGGAGGTAGACCCTGCTCTTGAACAGAAATGGAAAAGACTTGAGCGGGAGAGAGAAAGGGAAGATGTGATCAGTACGATTACTTCATCAATGCCCGGATCAGTAGTTTTTGGTGATTATGTTATTGAAAGGAATCCCGATGGGTTTGATACAAGTGACGAGGACTTTGACGATGACGACGAGGGTTTTAATTTGTCCGGACTTGGGAATAACATTGAAGGTCTTGATAGGGAGTTAATGGATGTATTTCTCCTATTTCAAGAATTACGCAGTGGACGAAATGTGGGGTCATTTGGAAGGTTGAGGAGACTGGGTGAACATGACGCTGATGGTTACAGCGATGATCATGAAAACAGTGATGGTACATCATTGGTGAATAGTTTACAGGGTAGGAACTTGTCAAGCAGATCAGGAAGGAGACGGCGACGGAGACGGCGGCGCAGAGTAACAAACGTGGGGCGGACATAG